One segment of Streptomyces sp. TG1A-8 DNA contains the following:
- a CDS encoding 1-acyl-sn-glycerol-3-phosphate acyltransferase — translation MYGLWRPRVLGAWKVPATGPVILAVNHAHNIDGPMVMGVAPRPTHFLIKKEAFVGPLDPFLTGIGQLKVDRARADRTAITQALGVLADGGVLGIFPEGTRGEGDFASLRAGLAYFAVRSGAPIVPVAVLGSSDRPGRLIKALPPLRSRVDVVFGDPFGAGDGSGRRTRGALDEATGRIQERLTVHLENARRLTGRRATLE, via the coding sequence ATGTACGGACTGTGGCGACCGCGGGTGCTGGGCGCCTGGAAGGTGCCCGCGACCGGCCCGGTCATCCTCGCCGTCAACCACGCGCACAACATCGACGGCCCGATGGTCATGGGCGTGGCGCCCCGGCCGACGCACTTCCTCATCAAGAAGGAGGCGTTCGTCGGCCCGCTGGACCCGTTCCTCACCGGGATCGGCCAGTTGAAGGTGGACCGCGCCCGCGCCGACCGCACGGCCATCACCCAGGCGCTCGGCGTCCTGGCGGACGGGGGAGTGCTGGGCATCTTCCCGGAGGGCACCCGGGGCGAGGGCGACTTCGCCTCGCTGCGCGCCGGGCTCGCCTACTTCGCGGTCCGCAGCGGGGCGCCGATCGTGCCCGTGGCCGTGCTGGGAAGCTCCGACCGCCCGGGACGGTTGATAAAGGCGCTGCCCCCGCTGCGCTCCCGCGTCGACGTCGTCTTCGGCGACCCGTTCGGGGCGGGCGACGGCAGCGGGCGGCGTACGCGCGGCGCGCTGGACGAGGCGACCGGGCGCATCCAGGAGCGGCTCACGGTCCACCTGGAAAACGCCAGGCGCCTGACCGGGCGCCGGGCGACACTTGAGTAG
- the cmk gene encoding (d)CMP kinase, with protein MENGAAPTAKPVIVAIDGPSGTGKSSTSKAVAAQLGLSYLDTGAQYRAITWWMVTNGIDLSDPTAVAAVAGKPEIVSGTDPAAPTITVDGVDVAGPIRTQEVTSRVSAVSAVPEVRARITELQRSLAAGAERGIVVEGRDIGTTVLPDADLKIFLTASAEARAARRSGELQGADVAATREALIKRDAADSSRSASPLAKADDAVEVDTTALTLAQVVECVVTLVEGKRAAR; from the coding sequence GTGGAAAACGGCGCCGCCCCGACCGCCAAGCCCGTGATCGTCGCGATCGACGGCCCCTCCGGCACGGGCAAGTCGAGCACGTCGAAGGCCGTGGCCGCACAGCTCGGTCTGAGCTACCTGGACACCGGCGCCCAGTACCGGGCGATCACCTGGTGGATGGTGACCAACGGCATCGACCTGAGCGACCCGACCGCCGTCGCGGCCGTCGCCGGCAAGCCGGAGATCGTCTCCGGCACCGACCCGGCCGCCCCCACCATCACGGTCGACGGCGTCGACGTGGCCGGCCCGATCCGCACCCAGGAGGTCACCTCCAGGGTCAGCGCCGTCAGCGCGGTGCCCGAGGTGCGCGCCCGCATCACCGAACTGCAGCGCTCCCTGGCCGCCGGCGCCGAGCGGGGCATCGTGGTCGAGGGCCGGGACATCGGGACGACCGTGCTGCCGGACGCCGACCTGAAGATCTTCCTCACCGCCTCCGCGGAGGCCCGCGCGGCCCGCCGCAGCGGTGAGCTGCAGGGTGCCGACGTCGCCGCCACCCGCGAGGCGCTGATCAAGCGGGACGCGGCCGACTCCAGCCGCAGCGCCTCGCCGCTGGCCAAGGCCGACGACGCGGTCGAGGTGGACACCACCGCCCTCACCCTCGCCCAGGTCGTCGAGTGCGTCGTCACCCTGGTCGAGGGGAAGCGGGCCGCGCGGTGA
- the der gene encoding ribosome biogenesis GTPase Der produces the protein MNDQIQPDGSAEHEYEHGALGDAEYAEFMELAAEEGFDPADVEGAIEAAGHGPLPVLAVVGRPNVGKSTLVNRIIGRREAVVEDRPGVTRDRVTYEAEWAGRRFKVVDTGGWEQDVLGIDASVAAQAEYAIEAADAVVFVVDAKVGATDTDEAVVRLLRKAGKPVVLCANKVDGPSGEADAAYLWNLGLGEPHPVSALHGRGTGDMLDAVLEALPEAPEQSFGTAPGGPRRIALIGRPNVGKSSLLNKVAGEERVVVNELAGTTRDPVDEIIELGGRTWKFVDTAGIRKRVHLQQGADYYASLRTAAAVEKAEVAVVLIDAADTISVQDQRIVTMAVDAGRALVIAYNKWDTLDEERRYYLEREIETELGQVAWAPRVNVSARTGRHMEKLVPAIETALAGWETRVPTGRLNAFLGELVAAHPHPVRGGKQPRILFGTQAGTRPPRFVLFASGFIEAGYRRFIERRLREEFGFEGTPIHISVRVREKRGAKKK, from the coding sequence ATGAACGACCAGATCCAGCCCGACGGCTCGGCCGAGCACGAGTACGAGCACGGGGCACTCGGCGATGCCGAGTACGCGGAGTTCATGGAGCTCGCCGCGGAAGAGGGCTTCGACCCGGCGGACGTCGAGGGCGCCATCGAGGCGGCCGGCCACGGTCCGCTGCCCGTGCTCGCCGTCGTCGGCCGCCCCAACGTCGGCAAGTCGACCCTGGTGAACCGGATCATCGGCCGCCGTGAGGCGGTCGTCGAGGACCGGCCGGGCGTCACCCGCGACCGCGTCACCTACGAGGCCGAGTGGGCGGGCCGCCGCTTCAAGGTGGTCGACACCGGCGGCTGGGAGCAGGACGTCCTCGGCATCGACGCCTCCGTGGCCGCCCAGGCCGAGTACGCGATCGAGGCGGCCGACGCGGTCGTCTTCGTCGTCGACGCCAAGGTCGGCGCGACCGACACCGACGAGGCGGTCGTACGGCTGCTGCGCAAGGCCGGCAAGCCGGTCGTGCTGTGCGCCAACAAGGTCGACGGCCCGAGCGGCGAGGCCGACGCGGCCTACCTGTGGAACCTCGGCCTGGGCGAGCCGCACCCCGTCTCGGCGCTGCACGGCCGCGGCACCGGCGACATGCTGGACGCCGTCCTGGAGGCGCTGCCCGAGGCGCCCGAGCAGAGCTTCGGCACCGCTCCCGGCGGCCCCCGCCGCATCGCCCTGATCGGCCGCCCCAACGTCGGCAAGTCCTCGCTGCTGAACAAGGTGGCCGGCGAGGAGCGCGTCGTCGTCAACGAACTGGCCGGCACCACCCGCGACCCGGTGGACGAGATCATCGAACTGGGCGGCAGGACCTGGAAGTTCGTGGACACCGCCGGCATCCGCAAGCGCGTCCACCTCCAGCAGGGCGCCGACTACTACGCCTCCCTGCGCACCGCCGCGGCCGTGGAGAAGGCCGAGGTGGCGGTCGTCCTGATCGACGCCGCCGACACCATCTCCGTACAGGACCAGCGGATCGTCACCATGGCCGTCGACGCGGGACGTGCCCTGGTCATCGCCTACAACAAGTGGGACACCCTGGACGAGGAGCGCCGCTACTACCTGGAGCGGGAGATCGAGACCGAGCTGGGCCAGGTCGCCTGGGCACCCCGCGTCAACGTCTCGGCGCGCACCGGCCGGCACATGGAGAAGCTGGTCCCGGCGATCGAGACCGCGCTCGCGGGCTGGGAGACCCGGGTTCCGACGGGCCGGCTGAACGCCTTCCTCGGCGAGCTGGTCGCGGCCCACCCGCACCCGGTCCGGGGCGGCAAGCAGCCGCGCATCCTGTTCGGCACCCAGGCCGGCACCAGGCCCCCGCGGTTCGTGCTGTTCGCCTCCGGCTTCATCGAGGCGGGCTACCGGCGCTTCATCGAGCGCCGCCTGCGCGAGGAGTTCGGCTTCGAGGGCACGCCGATCCACATCTCGGTGCGGGTGCGCGAGAAGCGCGGCGCGAAGAAGAAGTAG